In Xiphophorus maculatus strain JP 163 A chromosome 18, X_maculatus-5.0-male, whole genome shotgun sequence, a single genomic region encodes these proteins:
- the aasdhppt gene encoding L-aminoadipate-semialdehyde dehydrogenase-phosphopantetheinyl transferase isoform X2, with translation MGSVRWGFRCGSWTPSRSEWLFAARCVQQEEKDRIGQFVFAKDAKSAMAGRLLLRKFVCEVMGIPWSQIRLNRSPRGKPYLAAPLQVTPGSDPPWSFNISHQGDYAVLAAQQGMQVGVDVMKTTLPGSNSIPEFFRIMTRQFTAHEWSTIQSAGSERQQLAAFYRHWTLKESFIKAIGTGLGFNLQRAEFHLSPELLTQGTVLRQTKMHLDEEPEDLWIFEESLLDVDHHVAVALGPADEAGSAHEPPALSFLIKKNQLNLF, from the exons ATGGGCTCTGTCCGCTGGGGTTTCCGCTGCGGGTCGTGGACACCGAGCAGGTCCGAATGGTTGTTCGCTGCTCGGTGTGTCCAGCAAGAAGAGAAGGACAGGATCGGACAGTTTGTCTTCGCTAAGGATGCTAAGTCAGCGATG GCTGGACGGCTGTTGCTCAGGAAATTTGTTTGTGAGGTGATGGGAATCCCCTGGTCACAGATCAGATTAAACCGATCCCCTAGAGGGAAACCATATCTAGCTGCCCCTCTCCag GTcactcctggttctgatccaccCTGGAGTTTCAACATCTCCCACCAAGGCGACTATGCTGTGCTTGCTGCACAACAGGGGATGCAGGTTGGAGTAGATGTGATGAAGACCACACTGCCAG GTAGCAACTCCATCCCGGAGTTTTTCCGCATCATGACTCGTCAGTTTACAGCGCACGAATGGAGCACCATCCAATCAGCAGGCTCGGAGCGCCAGCAGCTTGCCGCGTTCTACCGCCACtgg ACCCTGAAGGAGAGCTTCATCAAGGCCATCGGCACAGGTCTGGGTTTTAACCTGCAGAGGGCAGAGTTCCACCTGTCGCCCGAGCTGCTCACACAGGGCACGGTGCTGCGCCAGACCAAGATGCATCTGGATGAGGAACCAGAGGATTTGTGGATATTTGAA GAGAGTCTGCTGGACGTTGACCATCACGTTGCCGTTGCACTCGGACCAGCAGACGAGGCCGGCTCCGCA CACGAACCTCCTGCTTTGAGCTTTCTAATAAAGAAGAACCAGCTGAATTTATTCTAA